A window of the Lepisosteus oculatus isolate fLepOcu1 chromosome 14, fLepOcu1.hap2, whole genome shotgun sequence genome harbors these coding sequences:
- the LOC138242853 gene encoding zona pellucida sperm-binding protein 3-like, protein MYFQATAYFATAEQRLYIHSCYVTEKPDQHSQPRFPVIDNLGCMVDSKADGCLSRFVPSKQKDVLCFTIDAFLFQKKLSRKHEVTELYMHCHGCGSC, encoded by the exons atgtacttccaggccactgcctactttgccacagCGGAGCAGAGGCTGTACATCCACTCGTGTTACGTAACCGAGAAACCGGACCAGCACTCGCAGCCCCgtttccctgtgatcgataacttggg gtgcatggtggacagcaaggcagatggctgcctgtccaggtttgtcccctccaagcagaaggatgtgctctgcttcacaattgatgccttcctcttccagaagaagctgtccaggaag catgaagtgactgagctgtacatgcactgtcatggctgtggctcctgctaa